In Setaria viridis chromosome 5, Setaria_viridis_v4.0, whole genome shotgun sequence, the genomic stretch TTACATGCATGTTTGACCATGACATCTGATGCATCACGGCTCAACCGTAAAATTTTCCATTTGACTTATCAACAAACACTGCATTCCAGACCGGCCTATGGCGCATGAACCTGATGAGCTTAGCAATCAGGAGTTTTCGATCATTTGCAAAGTATAACTGACAGTTATAGATATCCGGTACCCTCATGGAGAGCCTGGCCGACCACTAATAGGCCGACccgacttgatgaagaaggtagAAGATAGAATCCGGCTAGAGCTCCTCACGTGTTATAATTCGACTAGATCTCATCTATAGTAACCGACTAGAGGTCCTACCGTGTAACCCTATCCCTCGAAGTATATAAGGGGACGTAGGGGTACCTCCAGGAGGGAAACCGATTCAATccctcaacacaacaaccaacacctGAGTGCAAGGTGCAATACAATCTCCTAAAACAAGACGTAGGGCATTACGCTACACTGGTGGTCCGAAACTGCATAAATTCTCTGTGTCTTGTACCTTAtgttaccatcaagttcatggtctTGCGATCATCTCTGCCTATAAATCAACCATCTAAGTACCTCctaggtggactgccggtcactaaatctgacagttgaCGTGTCAAGTAGGaatgattgtgagatcctccttGCGAATTTGATGGCAGTCACTCAAAGATCGGGTGAGTCGTTTTACATGTTGGTATTAGATTGATCTGATCTCGCTGATAGCTAATCTCATATTGATTTTACTTTCTAATCCGGCGATCTAACTAATCCGCCGATCTAAACAAATCAATGGAGGCGGCAACGTACAGCTCGACGTTATGCATGCGGCTTTGATCTAGACATGCGTATTGGAGAGATCGGATTAAATTGACAAGCTGCACATTCTTTTCCTTTTAGAGTTTAATTTATTCCAAGCTCCGTCATTACGTATTGCATCTAACAGAGATTACTTTTCTCAGGTTGTTTCATTAATACATGAGGAGTACATTACGGATCAGCGCACATCCTTTGGCTTGCACCAGATTGGCAGCACACGACGGCAACTATGTGTGTCTGCAGTGACGTCATATGATCACATCTACGGCGCCATCGTACTACTACCTCTACATCCAGCACCACCGACCACTTCGATCACCCGGACCCGACATCGGCTTCGTCAACACTGTTCACCAACTGCTGCTAGCTCGGGCACGACGCTGACTtgccacgaatcaagctaagtcttatttacaattaaatattttacggggTTTCCGTATACCTACGTAAGCCTCAGCTCCTCCATGTCTCCGTGACTTTCACCAACCGTCTTGGCTCCTATGTGTCTCTGTGACTTTCGTCGACCACCTTGGTCGCACTAcgactgcttatacagcttggtccatCTACTACCGGGGCGGTCGGGGGCTACACCCCGTGGGTGCCCAGCTCATGCTTTCCGCACAGTTCCgactgctttgcggcttgtccaTCCCTCTTTAcagttgctaaagtactcgggtagcacacgccttaattcgtgaagCCTGACCCTCATATGTCAGCTTCCTGCTAAGCACACTCAAGTCTGCTCAGCAACACCCCGGCAGGGTTAGATGCttaaacataacaggctaactactcggggaaATTACCtgacctacaagagcaggatgcgCAAGAGTTTACTTCTGCAACGAATCAAACTTCCGATTCAATcattaaatattctacattatgctacataatattTGCAttgtctttttacagctcagaAACTACTCAGTATGCCTCCTACCACTCGGTcgacctcccaggctcaggggctgggtgccaCAGATGACTCGGCGAGCCTCCTGCTACTCAGCCAGCTCCTAGGCTCGAGGGTTGGGCACCACAGACAACTCGGCGAGCCTCCTGCTGCTCGGTCGACCACTCTGGATCGGGGCGGGAGGTGACTGCCTGCTCcgaggctcgggggctgggtgccctAGACGACTTGGCGAGCCTCCTGCtgctcggccgacctctctggcttgggGTAGGAGGCGACTCGGTGCACTTCCGCGACTCGGccggctcctaggctcgggggctgggtgccacaGACGACTCGACGAGCCTCCTGCTACTCGGCCGACCTCTCTTGCTTGGGGCAGGAGGCGACTCGGTATGCTTCCGCGACTCGGTCGGCTCCCAGCCTTGGGGACTAGATGCCAtagacgactcggcgtgcctcttgCCACCAGGCCGACCTCCCAAGCTCGAAGGCTGGGTGCGGGAGgagactcggcgtgcctccgtggcttcgccaatcctcgtgctcgggggctgggcgcctactttgggtcggcgtgcctccgtggctccgctagtcctcgtacTCGGGAGCTCGGAGGCTGGGCATAGGATATCACTTGACGTGCGTCCATGGCGTTTCACAAGACAAAGATTACAAGATCAAGGATTTTTCTTTGAGCACTGTGCAGCTTCTTAGCAACCAGACGACGAAAGTACTCGAGCAAAACTTATCCAACTCGTCATTCATGTCGGGCTGCCGTTCAACTCCACACTGCTCGAGGGCTTGACGGTTATAGATATCCGGTACCCTCATGGAGGGCCCAGCCGACCACTAATGGGCCGGCCCGACTTgatgaagaagatagaagaTAGAGTCCAGCTAAGGCTCCCCACGTGTTGTAATCCAACTAGATCTCATCTATAGTAACCGACTAAGGATCCtaccatgtaaccctacccctcggagtatataaggggaggtaggggtaccTCTAGGAGGGGAACCGATCCAATccctcaacacaacaaccaacacccgaacgcagggtgcaatacaatccacaggacgtagggtattacaaaTCTACCATCTGAGTACCCCTAGGTGAACCGCTAGTCGCTAAATCCGACAATAACAGATGCATGTGGACGAGGTAGCCAGAAAAAAACATGTGGAAGACATTGCAATGTATATTATTTAAAACAACGACCCTAAACCACCTAAGTTAAACTGCCAAGAAAATAACGAAGGACAAAAGAAAAAGGCTGAGCCAAAGGCAGGGCATGACATCACGATGGTGTGAGATAGCACAGTTCTACCTCTCCAGAACGAACTCAAAACTAGGAACACGCAAATGTCACGGAATTCTTCCTGACTTAAAGGCTTGCCATGCTTCTCATAGATCTTTAACAATCTCAATGCCCATGGAGTTAGCTGTGCCAATGATGGACTTGCACAGCGCCTCAAGCGACATGTGCTTGCGGAAGGGGTCAGCCTGCTTCAATTTCGCGATCTCGAACACGTGGCGGAGAGTGAGGGAAGACACATTGCTGTGGCCGGGGCGAATGCTGGCTGTTTCTATTCCTGCAGCCTTCTTGAGGAACCATGATACTGAGGGTGACTTGACCACAAACTCGAAGGTGCTATCCTTGTAATCAGTTAAGGTCACTTGCATTGCCTTGTACTTCTGGGTCCTGGCATTGAAATCCTTGCAGAAAGCCATCAAATTGAGCCGATGGAAACCCAGCACTGGACCAACTGGAGGTGCAGGACGAGCAGCACCAGCTGGAACAATAAGACGGATTGTTGCCAGTACAGGTTTCCTTGCTGCAGCATCTTTCAGAGTTGCTGCCATCATTTAGAGTAATACCTGCATTATAACAAGATGTTCCGTCAATTCATCATTCAGAGCCAATGAAGCAGTAGCTCAAAATGACATCCCATTTAGTGCTCTGTCCTCCATTAGATGCCCAGAGTTCTGAAACACACTGCTTTCAAACACATTAGGGAATGACGACAGTGCTTTCAAACACCAATTTGACATGTAGTGTGAACCAACAGCCAAGACAATGAGGCAATACAACAAGATCAAATGATAACTAAAAGTTTGGAGCATCCATCACCAACCTGATCTTCACTGGGCGCATTTACTCGCACATTTTAGCAACGGGATGAACAAAACGGatgaacaaaagaaagaagaaatccCCCACCCCTCTCCAACAAAGAATTCACTTCATAGTCTCTCTCTGCAATAGTTTTATCTCTCTCTACGCTATAAGCTTTTACTGAAAAAATTCTGATTCTATACTGTGCACTTCAAACTCATGGATTGGTGGATATCTACATTAGGAAATTACTGAACAACAGATATCAAACAAAATACTGAAGGGTGTGAGAAGCACATCCTAAACAGAGTCAATTCATGTAATTTCTGAAATAGAGAATTACCGAAACTGAGGATCACTTCTGCCAAATATGAAATTTATAGACAGCCAAATAAGGGAGTAATAGTGATTTCTAATAGTCATGAAGTCTGAATCAACACAGGGTACAAAACAGAAGAACGAGCATAAAATTGCATCACGAGTTGGGAGAAATACTTACAAACAAGATCTGCAGTGCTGCCTGACAAACACGGCCTGAGGCCCGAGAAATCGATTCATCTGTTATCTAAGCACTGAAGCAATAACAGAGAGCTACAGCCAAAGATCGCAAACATGAAGGATAAGCTACCGGGGAGGAGACCGACCTGTATAAGCTCTTGGAGGTGCCGGCGGAGACGAGGCAGTAGTTATCAAACTTGAAGTCTGCGCGCAGAGCATCATCGATCAGGACACCAGTTTATCAAATCACAGACTAGAAAACACAACCAAGAAAGTGGTTTGGTATGTCCTTTCAGGATGGCGGCACGGGGAAGTGCGTCAGGGGATGGGGGTACCTGCAGGGGCTCAACGAGGTGGCGGAGCGCGGCGGGGGCCTGCCATCGGAGCGTGACGACGGGGGCGAGAAAGGGGTTGACAGCAAGAGCTTCGCggggagctgcagctgctgcgctGCAGGAGCACGAAGGCACGGTCGCCTGCGTGGCCTGCAGGAGAAGATGGGGGGAGACGCCGACGGAGAACAAGGCGGCGACAGAGCGGCGGCGAGAGggcccggaggcggcgggcggggagaGGGCGCAAGCCCGGCGGGAGACGAACGGGCGTAGGCGCGGCGAGAGAGCGGCTGGCGCGCCGCCGGCAGACGAGGGAAGaggcggggagagggagggagagtgCAGTGGGGAGACAGAGAGGACGGAGAGCGAGGGGACCGAAATACGAACGTCCAAAAAAAGAATACGCGAAAAATACGAGGGGGAGAAGGGGCGGCACATATCTCGATGCGACCACGTAGACGCCTCGGATAGTTCGACCTTGAGACGTACGTCCCATGTTGAGTTTTTTCGGTCTCGAATTCTATCTCCAGTTCTCCACGTACGATTGCGGTGTACGAGCGCGACACGAGTACTCGCTGCATAAATATTCACTGCTGCGCCTGAAAAAAAACATCTAAAGCAAACCCCTATTCGCTGCGTCCCCGATCGAGGATCGAGATGTCGCTCTCGCCGTCGCTGCTGTCGTTGAAGAAGAGGGCTTTGAACGACAGCGGTGGTGGCAGCAGCCCAGATGATTCCTGCTCCCCATCGCCCAAGAAGAGAAAGGAGGACGCCGGAGGCCGCGAGGCACCAGTCGTTCCATGCCAGCACCGACGCCGGGCGCCGGATGCGGTACCGGCGAAAGCCAAACCCTTGTCCGCCGCCGAGAAGTGGCTGAAGAAGGGCAAGTGGATCGTCACGGCACAGGAGGCGGCAAgccccgtcgcgccgcccgagccgccggTGAAGAAGAAGTTCATGCAGGACGGGATCCGCAGCTTCGCCGAGACAGCGGCGAGGATTGAAAGGAACCGGGGCGGCgtcgcgccgcggccgcgcgacGCCGACGCCCCGATGGTCTACGCGGACGGCGACCTCGGCGAGGCGCTGGAGCGGCGGCTGGCGGACCTGGGCGCGACGCGGCCGTGGTTCGTGTACCAGAAGACCCTCTGGAAGAGCGACGTGTGCTCGAACCAGAACCGGCTGCTGGTGTCGTGCAAGCGCGATACCGGCGTGGAGGGGTGCCCCATCACGGCCTGCTTCTCCGCCGACGAGTGGCGGCGCGTGGAGAACAAGGACGTGGGGCTCCTGGTGACGGCGCTGGACCGGGACGCCGTACCCCATAAGCTGACGTGCAAGTTCCTCGACTCCAACGGCGGCTACCGCTTCATCTCCGGGTGGAAAGACTTCCTGCGGCAGAACGGCATGGGGCTCGACTCCCGGGGAAGGTGGACGCgcgacgtcgacgtcgagctCCGCGCGTTCCGGTCTCGCGCGCTGCAGCGGCAGCCGCTGCTCGACGGGAACGGCAAGGTGCTCATGGTCAAGGGCGAGGACGGCAAGCTGAACAAGACGCTGGAGGTGGACGACCACTTCCACCCGGACGGGTCCCTCGGCCTCATCTTACTGCACCACGAGCACAGGAGGAGGCGCGccgagcccgaggaggaggacgacgacggcgactaCGACGAAGGGATGGGGTCGCCGGTGGCACGTGACAAGCCCAAGAAGCCGCGTGAGAAACGGgtcgcgccggtggcggcgccggcgcctgcgtCCCTGATAGCGCGTGCCGGCCCGGGTGCGGAGCAGTCCATGTCCAAGGTTGAGATGGTCGACAAGTTTGGGGAGCCCATGTCGAATATGGTGGTAGGGATGATGATGCTTCGAGGCACCATCTCCAAGGAGAGCCTGGACAGCGTCGAGGGAGACGGCGTGATACGGAGATGGTCCGATCTTCTCGTAGGATCGCTGAACCACATCTGATCGCGGACATGGTGCTTGATTAAATTCCATTTCAAAGCCGCGTCCCCGTTCATGAAGAGCGCATGCTACAACGTGCATAAAAACCACCATAGATGTACAGAACAAACTTTAGTGAAACGCTAAATTCCATTTCAAAGTCCTATTTGATGTTTATGTACTGGGGCAACATGTTTCAAGTTCCTACCATGTAACAACAAGATGCCGGCAAGACTTTTCTCTCCCTTAACGCTTTTCACAAAATATGGGAAAAGTATTTTTCACCTTCATGCATTTTCACGCATTTTCGACACTTTCCCACCCTCTTTACCTACGCAGTCCATTGTGATGGGTACGAGAGATTTAGTCTCTGTATTCCAGAATAGCCGTCGCCACCAACGGAGCTAGCACTGaacttgcagcagcagcagcagcagcagcttgtcATCGCTGCTGGAGTGACCGAGCGCTTCGCTGCTGCGGTTGGCGGCCCGCCTAGCAGCCTAGCCTAGGGACATCGACGGGATCTGGTCACCTGGCACTGGCTGTTGGACAGTGGACAGGAACGGTTTAGAGCATCTTCAGAAGTGTTCCGTTCAAACAGCACTCACATTTCAGATTCTGTCGAGCTTTACCTGAAGTAACTTGATGGTAAATGGCGTACAGCAATATAACCTTAGATGAGGCCACAAGGACAGTATTGGGATTTCTGACTTCATTATTCACCTCAAGCAGTGGAACACAACAGGCTATAAAACAGATTCTTGACCTCCTAGGAATCACAGTACATGTTTAGCTGCTGTAATACGATTTCGGAGGCTGCCAAAGGTCTACATGTAAGAAAGATGTATACTTGGAAAATTACATCAATGTTCAATGAATATGGAATCGATTCGACATGGAAAATTTGTGTGTATTCCTGACTAATACAAGCATAGATGTAACGACCCTATACAGTTATCGTGAAGAAATA encodes the following:
- the LOC117855820 gene encoding uncharacterized protein, whose amino-acid sequence is MMAATLKDAAARKPVLATIRLIVPAGAARPAPPVGPVLGFHRLNLMAFCKDFNARTQKYKAMQVTLTDYKDSTFEFVVKSPSVSWFLKKAAGIETASIRPGHSNVSSLTLRHVFEIAKLKQADPFRKHMSLEALCKSIIGTANSMGIEIVKDL